GCACCCAGAGCGGCACCCAGTCCTGCCGGACCACCACCAACGACAAGCACATCTGTCTCAGCAGCAACTATCGCAGAACGGGCTGGCAAATTGACAGAAACAGGATGCATCGGATGGGAAAGTACAGGCACCCCCCTACCCTCCTATAAGTAATTTATCGGATGACTTTCTTGTTAAACCTTCTTTTCGCTTCCGGCCTTCCTTCAGTAAGCGTACCAAAAAAGTATTGTTCTCAAGGGCACGCCTTTTCAGCCCTGGAAGAGCACGGTTGATTTGCCTCTGCAGCAAACGCTGCTTATCCCAGGATCGGTCTATATAAGCTATAAGCCTGCCAGCGTTCACTAAATTGAGAGGAGGCATTATCATGTGTAATCCCTCAATAAACCCGCTAATTTTGGATGCATACGGCAGTGCAACAAAAGGTACCCCCTGGATCGCCGAGAAAATGAGAAAATGCAAACGCATACCGACTGCAAATGACAAATGCCCAATGATAGAGAGCAGTTGTCCTGACGTATATTCACCTTTCAACACGGTGGCCCGTGATGCACGAAGCATACGAGCAACTACCGCATGGGACTGCTGCATATCCTTCACAAGCCGCTCCATAGGAATGAATATCACATCGGCATCGAAACGATCCACCATATAATCAGCTGCATCTGCTAAAAGCGCATGATAATGATCTTCGGAGATATCCGGGGCAGCGAACCCCGGCTCACGGACAGACATGCCTATCATACAACGTTGTCCATCGAGATGCTCCCTTTTTAATGTACCGGGTGGCAGAGGCTCAGGCTTGAGAAGAAGTGCGGGGTCCGCTGTCACCACGATCTCACGACTCACTCCCACTTCCTCCAGTGCCTTCTGAGCATCCCGCTCACGAACAGTCACTATTGTTGCCCTGTTCAAACAATCCCGCACCATTTCCCTGGTAGTTGGGTCATTCAGTGGTCCGACACCTACGGCATAGACCATTGTCGGCACGCCCTTCTCTTGCGCCAGTACTACTTCCCGTAAGTATATTTTCACCTCCGGATCGAATAAAATTCCTCCTCCACCAAGAATCATAAGATCGAGCCGTTCAATCTCAGGAAGTACCTCATCACGGGTTATGTTACGAACCGGTACCGCCCGCTCAACATGGTGCCGTCGTAAAGTATCTTCAGGATTCCGTGAAAATACGGTAATCTCCACGGGCAAAGATTGACGCAACTGAGTAATAATACTTTGCAATATTGCCTCATCACCCAAATTCAGACCACCGTAGGACCCCGATATGCCTACCTTAAAAATATTTTTTTTATTTTTATTTTTTACTTTCATAAGATATACCTGATAGCCGATAAGTAGTATTACTTATACTAAATCCTGCAAACAAGGCGAAGCATTATTGCAGGATTAGGCATAAAAAATGTGGAATCTCCAGGGGAATTGGGACTTGAGAACATTTTAAATGAGATTCACCTTTTCAGTGAAGAATATAACACAAAGAGACCGCAGAATACAACCGAAAATCAAGGCGGAGATGAGGGGAAGGATTAACATTACATGCAGGACTTTTACCCATCCGTGCTTGACCGAGTCAGGATGAATATTCTTTGTGCCTATTCTTGTCTGTTACTACAGCGAAGAAGAACCCATTCTTTTTGCTGGTATGGTAATCTACGATATTGCATTATTTCCTTACTATGCCAAATTAGATTGTTGGGTTTCGTTCCTCAACCCAACCTTACGAGACTGTATCGAGATTAAAGGTAAATGTATTCCTAGCATTATTGCTGTTGCTGATTTTTCAATATTGATAAAAACACTGTATTCAGGTATATTTTGTGTCACGCTTCTACAATCGTTTACCCTCTTATTACGATTTAAAATACTTTACTTAAGAATTTCAAATCGAATATGAAATATCAAGAAATAATAACAATTGAACCTGGGAAACGCTGCGGTAAACCGTGTATTCGTGGTATGCGCATCACGGTATATGACGTATTGTCCTATTTGGCAGCCGGTATGACCACACAAGAAATACTAAAAGATTTTCCCTACTTGACGAAGGAAGACATTCAGGCATGTTTGAGCTATGCAGCAGACCGTGAGCGTCAGTTGCTGATAACGCAGTCATGAAGCTCCTTTT
This sequence is a window from Candidatus Brocadia sp.. Protein-coding genes within it:
- a CDS encoding polysaccharide pyruvyl transferase, whose translation is MKVKNKNKKNIFKVGISGSYGGLNLGDEAILQSIITQLRQSLPVEITVFSRNPEDTLRRHHVERAVPVRNITRDEVLPEIERLDLMILGGGGILFDPEVKIYLREVVLAQEKGVPTMVYAVGVGPLNDPTTREMVRDCLNRATIVTVRERDAQKALEEVGVSREIVVTADPALLLKPEPLPPGTLKREHLDGQRCMIGMSVREPGFAAPDISEDHYHALLADAADYMVDRFDADVIFIPMERLVKDMQQSHAVVARMLRASRATVLKGEYTSGQLLSIIGHLSFAVGMRLHFLIFSAIQGVPFVALPYASKISGFIEGLHMIMPPLNLVNAGRLIAYIDRSWDKQRLLQRQINRALPGLKRRALENNTFLVRLLKEGRKRKEGLTRKSSDKLLIGG
- a CDS encoding DUF433 domain-containing protein yields the protein MKYQEIITIEPGKRCGKPCIRGMRITVYDVLSYLAAGMTTQEILKDFPYLTKEDIQACLSYAADRERQLLITQS